ACAGCGAGCGGGACCTGCCGCCGAACCAGACGCTGCAGCCGCGTGCGATGCAGCTCATCGAGGACGTCCGCGTCAAGGTACACGCCGCCTGTGGCGCCACCGTCTCCTGCGCCGACATCATCGCCCTCGCCACCCGCGACGCCGTCTTCGTGGTACGTGCACACGTCGGTCGCTGCTGTTGTACTGTACAACGAAAGCATCTCCCTACCTCACTCGCGAAAGAACCTATGCAGGCCGGGGAAAGCGAAATGTTCTACTTCTACGACCTGCCGCTCGGCCGGTTTGACAGCCTCGAGCCGGCTAATAGCAGCGCCGTCTTCGACCTCCCGCAGTCCACTGCCGACGCCGACACGCTCATCAACGCCTTCAAGAGCCGCAATCTCGAGCCCATTGACCTCGTCGCGCTCTCTGGCGCGCACACCGTCGGGAAGGCGCACTGCAGCTCCTTCAACAACCGCTTCTCCGAGGACGCCGACTTCGCCAGGAGGCTCGCCGCCAACTGCTCCAGCGACCAGAACCGGCTGCAGGACCTCGACGTAGAAACCCCCATCGTGTTGGACAACCAGTACTTCAAAAACCTGATGGAGGGAAAGGGGGTGTTCACCTCCGACCAAGTGCTCATCAGCGACGGGCGCACCGACTGGGCGGTCAAAGGCCTCGCCGAGAACAAATGGTGGTTCTACAGCCAGTTCCGTGACTCCTTGGTGAAGCTGAGTCAGTACCAACCCGGAGGAAACGTGGGCGAGATCCGCCGCAACAGCTGCTTCGCGCCCAACGGACAGAGCATTCCCGCCACCGCCGGTGACGAGGGGTTCGCAGCCTCTGCTTGAGTTCACCGCTGACTACGGGATCGTCGTTTAGTTTGCTTGTAGTAAGAGTATAAGCTAGTGTGTGCTGTGCTTCGTTCAATCCTCTTTCGTGATGGCTCAGAACACGTTTGAAACAGTTGCACGGGGTTTGTTCCAATAAGACTGGTCGTAATGGAAGTATCAtaactagtatcatgcatgccaactaggcaatttaGATGATgtggcatagaattaaatgaaaaaagaaaaggttgagtatcatattatgatatcgtatcataataaatgctacACTACTAtatgtcatgcatgacaataaataaaGTCATTTACGATACTACTATATAATACTATGAATTAGagaggtagtatcatacactagtatcatatgcatgatactaacttatgatactacCCATTACAAGCAGCCTAaggtggtgtttggttctctagaagtaggactttttctagtcccaactaaaaagtctctagtccctaaaaagtctcTCCTTGTTGAGCTTATTAAATGACCATATTGCCCCTAGTATATAGGAAAATAACAATCAAATAACACCATGGGGTGGCGGGCCAATGGGTGCATTGAGGGGTATTGTTGGAAAAGTCTtcaaaagtcccaaaaagactctccttgagagtcttcttcatttagtctcaaatgcctagtttagtccctaaaaagtccctcccgtttgataaaaaagtctctaagagggactttttctagtccctacataaaaaagtccctgaaaacaaacaTCCCCTAATACTACACGGGCTTTTACAGGCTCTTTACATAATTTACCAAACAATAACTCTGCCCCCTCGGGGGTGGGCTCCGTTCCACCTCCTAATTCCAATAGCAAACGTCCATGTTGCCAAGTCCGTTGACACCGTGAACAATTCCTCCGTGGCATTGCTCGAGTTTGTTCACTCAGGTTTTGTTTTTGGTTTGCGCACCATGGAGAGATTATGTGGATGAACTATGTAATCTTGTTTCCGATCGAGATGTCCTGTTTTGATATAAACTTTTTGGTACTCGATGACTTGGATGTATTTTATCTTTACTCTTATAAAAatctgagttggtgatgatggtgtgcctgccatcttgcgATATAGGTTGTCAGATctattttgcaaaaagatacccgtACCTCTCTTCACATTTGCAGATAAGCCCTTCCAtcattcatccttatctcccacaatcTCATTattgagcaattaaaaaaggaagccAATGTAGCACGCAAAGGAATCCCAATAGCCGACACGAAATGCTTGTTCTGTGGTAAGGCTGATGAGGACGGAGCACACGTGTTCATAAAATGCAAGTCAGCGAAGGAAGTGTGGAGGGACCTTGCCATGGAGAAGGAACGTATGGAGCTGGAGACTATTACGTCCGTGCATGGGATGATAGATTATCTTTGGGGTCTCGATGAAAGAAAGCGGCTACACGTGCTCACCTTTTGGTGGTTGTGGTGGTCAAATAGGAACAAACTCAGAGAGGGAGAGTTGCCTCTTGCGGCAGCAGAAGTGGCGAGGCGAACCAGAAGCAATGTTCTCGAATACCTATATATCTTTGGGAAAGTAGCTGTCAAGGATAACCCAGAGAGATGGCGACCTCCGATGGAGTCTGAGTACAAGCTAAATGTGGACGGATCCTTTGTGCCTGGTCAGCATCACGCCGGATGGGAAGTTGCGGTAAGATCAAAAGAGGGCAACCTGCTATGTGCCCGGGCAGGGAGAAGTGACAACGTAAGTGATGCCTTTGCTGCTGAAGCTATAGCTATGTCACATGCGATCAATATGGCAGCCGAGCTCGGTATGGTTCGAGTAGAGTTTGAGACCGACTCACAACTACTGGGTGAGGTGTTGGATCTGCGCAGGGTGGATTCTTCAGCGTAC
The nucleotide sequence above comes from Triticum urartu cultivar G1812 unplaced genomic scaffold, Tu2.1 TuUngrouped_contig_6201, whole genome shotgun sequence. Encoded proteins:
- the LOC125530283 gene encoding peroxidase 42-like isoform X1, translating into MASSRAILAMGLLAAVLSPALSKRSFISMPADVSSPVTLANGLSYGYHANSCPQLQDIVWPIVESAVLGEVAIAAGLLRIFFHDCFPQGCDASVLLTGPNSERDLPPNQTLQPRAMQLIEDVRVKVHAACGATVSCADIIALATRDAVFVVRAHVGRCCCTVQRKHLPTSLAKEPMQAGESEMFYFYDLPLGRFDSLEPANSSAVFDLPQSTADADTLINAFKSRNLEPIDLVALSGAHTVGKAHCSSFNNRFSEDADFARRLAANCSSDQNRLQDLDVETPIVLDNQYFKNLMEGKGVFTSDQVLISDGRTDWAVKGLAENKWWFYSQFRDSLVKLSQYQPGGNVGEIRRNSCFAPNGQSIPATAGDEGFAASA
- the LOC125530283 gene encoding peroxidase 42-like isoform X2: MASSRAILAMGLLAAVLSPALSKRSFISMPADVSSPVTLANGLSYGYHANSCPQLQDIVWPIVESAVLGEVAIAAGLLRIFFHDCFPQGCDASVLLTGPNSERDLPPNQTLQPRAMQLIEDVRVKVHAACGATVSCADIIALATRDAVFVAGESEMFYFYDLPLGRFDSLEPANSSAVFDLPQSTADADTLINAFKSRNLEPIDLVALSGAHTVGKAHCSSFNNRFSEDADFARRLAANCSSDQNRLQDLDVETPIVLDNQYFKNLMEGKGVFTSDQVLISDGRTDWAVKGLAENKWWFYSQFRDSLVKLSQYQPGGNVGEIRRNSCFAPNGQSIPATAGDEGFAASA